From a single Sorghum bicolor cultivar BTx623 chromosome 5, Sorghum_bicolor_NCBIv3, whole genome shotgun sequence genomic region:
- the LOC8069309 gene encoding anthocyanidin 3-O-glucosyltransferase, translating into MHVVMLPWLAFGHIVPFAQLARRLLASSSAVRVTFLTAAGNVPRVEAMLSSAASAGGVAVVPLNLPRVPGLPEGAASTANLSPEGAELLKVSLDAARPQVAALLAELRPDAVLLDFATPWASHDAAALGVKSFHFSVFSAVACAYLAVPARRPDGAGAGALPSAHDLLSVPTGFPASSPLAATGVPAYQATDFTYMFSSFGGKPCVHERLVAGIQACDGVVYKTCAEMEGAYVEYLAAQYRKPVLMAGPLVPDRPQGELDERWSTWLSAFPDGAVVFASFGSETFLPPAAAMELLLGLEATGRPFLAVLNCPDGEAVVAPPGFAERVAGRGVVCSGWVQQQHILHHRSVGCYVTHVGFSSVVEGLVAGCRLVLLPMKGDQYLNAALFARELRVGVEVARRDEDGWFGRQDVCDAVAAAVADGGEGEARKWADFLTDDGVQGRFADEFVRQLRELVSAASS; encoded by the coding sequence ATGCACGTGGTGATGCTCCCGTGGCTCGCCTTCGGCCACATTGTCCCGTTCGCGCAGCTGGCGCGGAGGCTGctggcctcctcctccgccgtccGCGTCACGTTCCTCACGGCCGCCGGGAACGTCCCGCGCGTCGAGGCCATGCTGTCCTCTGCCGCCTCCGCCGGCGGGGTGGCCGTCGTGCCGCTGAACCTTCCCCGCGTGCCGGGGCTTCCAGAGGGCGCCGCCAGCACGGCGAACCTCTCGCCCGAGGGCGCCGAGCTGCTCAAGGTCTCGCTGGACGCCGCCAGGCCCCAGGTGGCCGCGCTGCTGGCCGAGCTCCGGCCGGACGCCGTGCTGCTCGACTTCGCCACCCCGTGGGCCTCCCACGACGCCGCGGCGCTGGGCGTCAAGTCGTTCCACTTCAGCGTCTTCTCCGCCGTCGCGTGCGCGTACCTCGCCGTCCCCGCGCGCCGCCCCGACGGGGCCGGAGCGGGGGCGCTGCCGTCGGCGCACGACCTCTTGTCCGTCCCCACTGGCTTTCCAGCCTCCTCCCCGCTCGCCGCCACCGGCGTTCCGGCGTACCAGGCCACTGACTTCACCTACATGTTCAGCAGCTTCGGCGGCAAGCCCTGCGTCCATGAACGCCTGGTCGCCGGCATCCAGGCCTGCGACGGCGTCGTGTACAAGACCTGCGCCGAGATGGAGGGCGCCTACGTCGAGTACCTTGCCGCCCAGTATCGGAAGCCCGTGCTCATGGCGGGGCCTCTGGTGCCGGACCGGCCACAGGGGGAGTTGGACGAGCGCTGGTCCACCTGGCTGTCGGCGTTCCCGGACGGCGCCGTCGTCTTCGCGTCGTTCGGCAGCGAGACGTTCCTGCCGCCCGCCGCGGCGATGGAGCTCCTCCTGGGGCTCGAGGCCACCGGCCGCCCGTTCCTCGCCGTGCTCAACTGCCCGGACGGAGAAGCGGTCGTCGCGCCGCCAGGGTTCGCGGAGAGGGTGGCAGGTAGGGGCGTGGTGTGCTCCGGCTGGGTGCAGCAGCAGCACATCCTGCACCACCGGAGCGTGGGGTGCTACGTCACCCACGTCGGGTTCAGCTCCGTCGTGGAGGGGCTCGTCGCCGGCTGCCGCCTCGTGCTGCTGCCCATGAAGGGCGACCAGTACCTTAACGCGGCGCTGTTCGCGCGCGAGCTCCGCGTGGGCGTCGAGGTGGCGCGCCGCGACGAGGACGGCTGGTTCGGGCGGCAGGACGTGTGCGACGCTgtcgcggcggcggtggcggacgGAGGGGAAGGGGAGGCGAGGAAGTGGGCCGACTTCTTGACCGACGACGGCGTGCAGGGAAGGTTCGCCGACGAGTTCGTCCGGCAGCTCAGGGAGCTCGTCAGTGCGGCCTCGAGTTGA